One window of Amaranthus tricolor cultivar Red isolate AtriRed21 chromosome 11, ASM2621246v1, whole genome shotgun sequence genomic DNA carries:
- the LOC130826503 gene encoding uncharacterized protein LOC130826503 → MKSPMFVKEVQKLTGCVAALGRFLSKSADKCSPFFNTLKQSKFEWTREAEESFHQLKEHLSSLPKLVSPINGEKLVLYVSVSEYSLSGVSVAEREKKQFPVYYVSHAFRGSEGNYSEMEKVLFAVVMASKKLKPRVTDWANQLADFGIEYEPRTAIKAQALADFIADSTIPHHPEANQEWKLYVDGSSTQSASGAGLLIVSSVGVRMERVVRFKFAASNNEAEYEALLLGLKICDEAGAKSLSTFFDSQLIVGQVNGEFEAKDDSMKMYLQQVREFVEKFDKFTLVHIPRSQNAQADSLDKLASSAETSAARDIIWEVLPNPSINFMVNTIDRLETWMELYIKYLQNQMLPQDENQAKMLQKKAGWFELHEGTLYKKSYTHPFLKCVSPEEGNYILREIHEGGCGIHQGVRIVICKVLRNGYYWPSLKGDVEALIKRCPQCQYYSKIGRKPSNYLSAIQAVLPFDKWGIDLLGPFPPAKGQRKFIIVAVDYFTKYVEAEALSSITDKQVCQFIWRNIITRYGIPRVIITDNGRQFVSKHTIEYCDMFNIQIRFSSVSRPQTNGQVESANKEIMNGIKKKVEGAKRIRYSLHESQLLLAQRERTRKKNKFGFTTRDKGECPVKIDSPKTENGPQLQPSCQNKTDVRIRRRKRKEITPAVEWRSLEEILHLVRFTRGHSQ, encoded by the exons ATGAAATCCCCTATGTTTGTAAAAGAAGTCCAAAAGCTAACAGGGTGCGTGGCCGCCTTAGGGAGATTCCTATCCAAGTCCGCGGACAAATGCTCGCCTTTCTTCAACACCCTTAAACAaagcaagttcgaatggacaaGAGAAGCCGAGGAATCCTTCCACCAGTTAAAAGAGCACTTGTCCTCtttgccaaaactagtttctCCCATCAACGGGGAAAAGCTAGTCTTATATGTCTCGGTCTCCGAATACTCACTGTCAGGAGTATCAGTCgctgaaagagaaaagaagcagTTCCCCGTGTACTACGTAAGTCATGCCTTTCGAGGCTCGGAGGGAAACTATAGCGAAATGGAGAAGGTCTTATTCGCAGTCGTGATGGCAAGCAAGAAATTGAAACC ccgCGTCACAGACTGGGCTAATCAACTTGCAGATTTCGGCATTGAATACGAGCCACGAACggcaatcaaagcccaagccCTGGCTGACTTCATTGCTGATAGTACCATCCCTCATCATCCCGAAGCCAATCAAGAATGGAAattgtatgtagatgggtcctcCACGCAATCAGCAAGCGGAGCGGGACTTCTAATTGTATCTTCCGTCGGGGTTCGCATGGAAAGGGTAGTCAGATTCAAATTTGCGGCATCTAATAATGAGGCAGAATATGAAGCATTACTCTTGGGGCTTAAAATATGCGATGAAGCCGGGGCTAAATCCTTATCCACCTTTTTCGACTCCCAATTGATAGTCGGGCAAGTGAACGGGGAATTCGAGGCGAAGGATGATAGCATGAAGATGTATTTGCAACAAGTAAGAGAATTTGTCGAgaaattcgacaaattcacaTTGGTTCACATCCCAAGATCCCAAAATGCACAAGCCGACTCCCTGGACAAACTTGCCAGCTCAGCCGAAACATCCGCGGCCCGTGATATCATCTGGGAAGTGCTTCCTAACCCTAGCATTAACTTCATGGTCAACACCATCGATAGATTAGAGACATGGATGGAACTATACATCAAATACTTGCAAAATCAAATGCTCCCCCAAGACGAGAATCAggcaaaaatgcttcaaaagaAGGCCGgatggttcgaactccacgaaggaacgctctacaaAAAATCATATACACATCCCTTTCTGAAATGTGtttctcctgaagaaggaaactacatccttcgcgaaatacacgaaggcggATGTGGAATACATCAAGGAGTACGAATTGTAATTTGCAAAGTCCTCAGAAATGGATACTACTGGCCCTCTCTCAAGGGTGATGTCGAAGCACTGATCAAGCGATGTCCCCAATGCCAGTATTATTCAAAGATAGGAAGAAAACCATCTAACTATTTGTCCGCCATTCAAGCTGTCCTACCCTTTGACAAATGGGGTATagatctccttggccccttcccaCCAGCCAAGGGACAACGAAAGTTCATCATCGTGGCTGTCGATTATTTTACCAAATATGTGGAAGCCGAGGCCCTTAGCTCGATTACAGACAAGCAAGTCTGCCAGTTCATATGGCGAAATATCATCACAAGATATGGCATTCCTCGCGTAATCATCACCGACAATGGGAGACAGTTTGTCAGCAAGCACACAATAGAGTACTGCGACATGTTCAACATTCAAATCCGATTCAGTTCAGTATCCCGACCTCAAACAAATGGCCAGGTCGAGTCAGCGAACAAGGAAATTATGAACGGCATCAAAAAGAAAGTGGAAGGGGCAAAAAG AATTAGGTATTCCCTCCACGAGAGTCAACTACTACTCGCACAGCGAGAACGAACTagaaaaaagaacaaatttGGATTTACTACCAGAGACAAGGGGGAATGCCCTGTTAAAATCGATAgcccaaaaacagaaaatggtCCGCAGCTTCAACCGTCATGTCAAAACAAGAC GGACGTTCGAATCAGAAGACGTAAAAGGAAAGAAATTACCCCGGCCGTGGAATGGAGATCACTTGAAGAAATACTTCATTTAGTAAGATTCACAAGAGGCCACAGTCAATAA